Proteins encoded together in one Telopea speciosissima isolate NSW1024214 ecotype Mountain lineage chromosome 6, Tspe_v1, whole genome shotgun sequence window:
- the LOC122663670 gene encoding sugar transport protein 10-like: protein MAGGAIVSTGPIKNYNGGMTAFVFITCVVAATGGLIFGYDLGISGGVTSMNEFLKKFFPSVYKRMNDDSIKQSQYCKFDSQLLTSFTSCLYLAALVASFFASAVTRIFGRKISMLIGGTVFLVGSIINGIASNVLMLIIGRLLLGVGVGFANQSVPVYLSEMAPAKVRGALNMGFQLAITIGILVANLVNYGTAQMKKNGWRWSLAIAAVPAVIMSVGSVLLPDTPNSLLERGHMEKAKSMLEKIRGTSEVDEEFQDLMDASQQSKMVEHPWRNITQPRYRPQLVMAILIPFFQQLTGINAIMFYAPVLFKTLGFGDNASLMSAVITGLVNVFATFVSIFTVDKYGRRFLFLEGGIQMIVCQILVGTLIGLKFGTTGEGSMSKGYSDLVLILICVYVAAFAWSWGPLGWLVPSEIFPLEIRSAGQAINVSVNMFFTFIIAQIFLNLLCHMKFGLFLFFAAWEIVMTIFIYFFLPETKNVPIEEMNRVWKQHWFWGKYIPDDAVAGGIQLSAGKSVA, encoded by the exons ATGGCAGGAGGAGCTATTGTATCAACTGGGCCGATTAAGAACTACAATGGAGGGATGACAGCCTTTGTGTTTATCACCTGTGTGGTGGCTGCCACCGGTGGTTTAATTTTCGGATATGATCTCGGGATATCAG GGGGAGTGACTTCTATGAATGAATTTCTTAAAAAGTTCTTCCCCTCAGTGTACAAGAGGATGAATGATGATTCTATTAAACAAAGCCAGTATTGCAAATTCGATAGTCAGTTACTGACCAGCTTCACCTCTTGCCTCTATCTCGCTGCGCTGGTAGCTTCTTTCTTCGCGTCGGCAGTAACTAGGATCTTTGGCCGGAAGATCTCAATGTTGATAGGAGGGACTGTGTTTCTTGTTGGCTCAATCATCAATGGTATCGCATCTAATGTTTTAATGCTTATCATTGGTCGCTTACTACTTGGTGTGGGTGTCGGTTTCGCCAATCAG TCTGTCCCTGTTTATCTATCTGAAATGGCACCAGCAAAAGTGAGAGGGGCGCTCAACATGGGCTTTCAGTTGGCCATTACAATTGGTATTTTGGTTGCAAATCTTGTTAACTATGGCACAGCCCAGATGAAGAAAAATGGTTGGAGATGGTCTTTGGCTATCGCAGCGGTTCCCGCCGTGATAATGTCAGTCGGCTCAGTTCTATTGCCTGACACCCCCAACTCTCTACTGGAAAGAGGCCATATGGAGAAGGCCAAATCAATGTTGGAGAAGATCCGTGGCACTTCTGAAGTTGATGAGGAATTCCAAGACCTTATGGATGCAAGCCAGCAATCGAAGATGGTTGAACATCCATGGAGAAACATAACCCAGCCAAGGTACAGGCCTCAGCTCGTCATGGCCATTCTCATTCCCTTCTTTCAACAGTTAACAGGTATCAATGCCATCATGTTCTACGCACCAGTTCTCTTCAAGACATTGGGATTTGGTGACAATGCCTCCCTCATGTCTGCTGTAATTACTGGCCTTGTTAATGTTTTTGCAACCTTCGTTTCGATCTTCACGGTCGATAAGTATGGCCGGAGGTTCTTGTTCCTCGAAGGTGGCATTCAGATGATCGTCTGCCAG ATTCTTGTCGGAACACTCATTGGATTGAAGTTTGGGACCACTGGCGAAGGATCCATGTCTAAGGGATATTCTGATCTGGTCCTGATCTTGATTTGCGTTTACGTGGCGGCCTTTGCTTGGTCTTGGGGTCCATTGGGATGGCTAGTTCCTAGTGAGATCTTCCCACTGGAGATCAGATCAGCAGGTCAAGCCATCAATGTGTCTGTTAACATGTTTTTCACCTTTATTATAGCTCAGATTTTTCTCAACTTGCTTTGCCACATGAAGTTTGgtctcttcttattctttgcCGCATGGGAGATTGTGATGACAATCTTCATCTACTTCTTTCTGCCTGAGACGAAGAATGTACCAATCGAAGAGATGAACCGGGTGTGGAAGCAACACTGGTTCTGGGGTAAGTATATCCCAGACGATGCTGTTGCTGGCGGCATCCAACTCTCAGCTGGGAAGTCTGTCGCCTGA